One window of the Fusobacterium sp. FSA-380-WT-3A genome contains the following:
- a CDS encoding TRAP transporter small permease, with amino-acid sequence MINNLKKITVKIDIILNFFIVIFFSILIFSCVLQVFTRYVLNSAFTWTEELARYSFIWTNLLGAVLCVKKKSHATVTAITDKLSNKKYIKVQFFVQVVILIVSLILFIYGFEVTLKTVSQTSAAMKISMSLINASVPVSSFFMILYTISNILILKEDKVVQ; translated from the coding sequence ATGATAAACAATTTAAAAAAGATTACAGTTAAAATAGATATTATTTTAAACTTTTTTATAGTAATATTTTTTAGTATATTAATTTTTTCTTGTGTATTACAAGTATTTACAAGATATGTATTAAATAGTGCTTTTACTTGGACAGAAGAATTAGCAAGGTACTCTTTTATTTGGACTAATTTATTAGGGGCTGTTTTGTGTGTAAAGAAGAAAAGTCATGCTACTGTAACAGCTATAACAGATAAATTATCAAATAAGAAATATATAAAAGTACAATTTTTTGTTCAAGTAGTTATTTTAATAGTATCTTTAATTTTATTTATTTATGGTTTTGAAGTGACATTAAAAACAGTATCTCAAACTAGTGCTGCTATGAAAATAAGTATGTCTTTAATAAATGCCTCTGTTCCAGTATCTAGTTTTTTTATGATTTTATATACTATTAGTAATATATTAATTTTGAAAGAAGATAAGGTGGTACAATGA
- a CDS encoding TRAP transporter large permease, protein MIGITFLLMLIMIFLSVPVAFSILGSGMIFLSATGMKPLTLVVQRIVSGLDSFPLLAVPLFILVGEIMDSGGISRRMVKWAESLVGWLPGGLGIVTVVSCALFAALTGSGPATVAAIGGIMIPSLVNKGYPKESAAGLVAASGALGPIIPPSIPMIIYGVTMNLSIPKMFIAGIIPGLVITFFLIILNMILSRRFSLSNENKIKFSLKEFLKNTWSASGALLIPIIILGGIYGGIFTPTEAAAIGVAYALIVGLVIYREIKIKDLPRILVKSMETAAMVNFIIAAANLLSWIMSVTKVSTTIIEFLSIFISNKYNYMLILMLLLFFVGALIDTVAAIIIIAPIIVPLGIQLGWDPLHLGVIFVINLVIGYVTPPFGYNLFTACSITGLKFDKIVKGVLPFLILEILLVLLFAYVPMFITFLPSVISG, encoded by the coding sequence ATGATTGGAATAACTTTTCTTTTAATGTTAATTATGATTTTTTTAAGTGTTCCAGTAGCATTTTCTATATTGGGTTCTGGAATGATATTTTTATCAGCTACTGGAATGAAACCTCTTACTTTAGTAGTTCAAAGAATAGTTAGTGGTTTAGATTCTTTTCCATTATTAGCTGTTCCTTTATTTATTTTAGTTGGAGAAATAATGGATAGTGGTGGAATTTCAAGAAGAATGGTAAAATGGGCAGAAAGTTTAGTAGGATGGTTGCCAGGTGGTTTAGGAATAGTAACCGTTGTTTCATGTGCTTTATTTGCTGCTTTAACAGGATCAGGACCAGCTACAGTAGCTGCTATTGGTGGAATTATGATTCCTTCTTTAGTAAATAAAGGATATCCTAAAGAGTCAGCAGCTGGATTAGTAGCTGCTTCTGGGGCATTAGGGCCAATTATTCCTCCAAGTATTCCTATGATAATTTATGGTGTAACTATGAATTTATCTATTCCCAAAATGTTTATTGCCGGAATTATTCCAGGACTAGTTATAACATTTTTTCTTATTATTCTTAATATGATATTAAGTAGAAGATTTTCTTTATCAAATGAAAATAAAATTAAATTTTCTTTAAAAGAATTTTTGAAAAATACTTGGTCAGCTTCAGGGGCTTTATTGATTCCTATCATAATTTTAGGGGGAATTTATGGAGGAATTTTTACTCCAACAGAAGCAGCGGCTATAGGAGTAGCTTATGCTTTGATAGTAGGATTAGTTATTTATAGAGAAATAAAAATAAAAGATTTACCTCGTATTTTAGTAAAATCTATGGAAACAGCAGCAATGGTTAATTTTATAATAGCAGCAGCTAATTTACTTTCTTGGATAATGTCTGTTACTAAAGTTTCAACAACAATAATAGAATTTTTAAGTATATTTATTTCTAATAAATATAACTATATGTTAATTCTAATGTTACTTTTATTTTTTGTTGGAGCTTTAATAGATACAGTAGCAGCTATAATTATAATAGCTCCTATTATTGTTCCTTTAGGAATACAATTAGGATGGGATCCTCTTCATTTAGGGGTAATATTTGTTATAAATTTAGTTATAGGTTATGTAACTCCACCTTTTGGATATAATTTGTTTACAGCTTGTTCTATCACGGGATTAAAATTTGATAAAATAGTAAAAGGAGTTTTACCATTTTTAATCTTAGAGATTTTATTAGTATTACTTTTTGCATATGTTCCAATGTTTATAACTTTTTTACCTAGTGTTATTTCTGGATAA
- a CDS encoding DUF6282 family protein — translation MEKNFQEIAKELMKGAYDLHTHTEPSAFNRALDDFELILEAEKYGMA, via the coding sequence ATGGAAAAAAATTTTCAAGAAATAGCTAAAGAATTAATGAAAGGAGCATATGATTTACATACGCATACTGAACCTTCAGCTTTTAACAGAGCTCTTGATGATTTTGAACTTATTTTAGAAGCTGAAAAATATGGAATGGC
- a CDS encoding TRAP transporter substrate-binding protein yields MFEGMQLGTVDMAIMTNAYASNFVNASGVFDLPFIFKDSNTAAKILDSDLGTRVLNEYENKKVKALSWGEGGFRHLVTMNRGVKKPEDFRGLKIRCMETNTYIETYNALKTNAVPMAWSETITGLQQKTIDGLDIPISVIYSNGFPEIAKYLSLTGHFYSPLVMCMSLDVWNGLDDQQKQIISDSSKEAGKLCRQHNQEVEQVLLQKMKEQGMTIIRDVDIKSFQNILGDFYMKQSSYIGGTYVEDLLKELKNN; encoded by the coding sequence ATGTTTGAAGGAATGCAACTTGGAACAGTTGATATGGCCATCATGACTAATGCATATGCTAGTAATTTTGTTAATGCTTCTGGAGTATTTGATTTGCCATTTATATTTAAAGACTCTAATACAGCTGCAAAAATATTAGATAGTGATTTAGGAACTAGAGTACTAAATGAATATGAAAATAAAAAGGTTAAAGCTTTATCTTGGGGAGAAGGTGGATTTAGGCATTTAGTAACAATGAATAGAGGAGTAAAAAAACCAGAAGATTTTAGAGGACTTAAAATTCGTTGTATGGAAACTAATACATATATAGAGACATATAATGCTTTAAAAACTAATGCTGTTCCTATGGCATGGTCAGAAACCATAACTGGATTACAACAAAAAACAATAGATGGTTTAGATATTCCTATTAGTGTTATTTATTCTAATGGATTTCCTGAAATAGCTAAATATTTAAGTCTTACAGGACATTTTTATTCTCCATTAGTTATGTGTATGTCATTAGATGTATGGAATGGTTTAGATGATCAACAAAAACAAATAATATCTGATTCTTCAAAAGAAGCTGGAAAATTATGTAGACAACACAATCAAGAAGTTGAACAAGTTCTTTTACAAAAAATGAAAGAGCAAGGAATGACAATAATTAGAGATGTTGATATTAAATCTTTCCAAAATATTTTAGGAGATTTTTATATGAAACAAAGTTCTTATATAGGTGGTACATATGTTGAAGATCTTTTAAAAGAGTTAAAGAACAATTAA